The Atribacteraceae bacterium nucleotide sequence TGTCCTCCGGAAAGATCCAGTGCCGAAGTGTAGAGCCGGTCATTGACCTCATCCCATAGGGCAGCGTTCCGCAAGCTCGCCTCCACCCGTTCGGCGATCTTTCTCCGGTCTCGCCAACCCTGTATTCGCAGGCCATATGCAATATTATCATATATACTCTTAGGAAACGGATTTGGTCTTTGGAAGACCATGCCGATACGCCGGCGCAGTAATACCGGATCCATATCTTCATCATATACGTTCTTTCCATCGAGCAAGATTTCTCCCTTGACCCGCATGGTTTCGAAAGAATCGTTCATCCGGTTTATGCTTCGCAGAAGCGTCGACTTCCCGCATCCGGAAGGCCCGATGATAGCTGTCACTAATTTTTCCGGAAAATCGAGAATGATGTCGTAT carries:
- the pstB gene encoding phosphate ABC transporter ATP-binding protein PstB, with the protein product MNQGKLKINRFNVHFSDMQVLYDIILDFPEKLVTAIIGPSGCGKSTLLRSINRMNDSFETMRVKGEILLDGKNVYDEDMDPVLLRRRIGMVFQRPNPFPKSIYDNIAYGLRIQGWRDRRKIAERVEASLRNAALWDEVNDRLYTSALDLSGGQQQRLCIARAIAVEPEILLMDEPASSLDPIATARIEELIKKLKEKYTIILVTHNMQEAARASDYTSFLLMGKLIEFGPTPRIFTKPAKKETEDYLTGRFG